The following are encoded in a window of Camelus ferus isolate YT-003-E chromosome 20, BCGSAC_Cfer_1.0, whole genome shotgun sequence genomic DNA:
- the MUC21 gene encoding mucin-21: MQKRNIALMYWLLLHLLLLEYGVTSTDAGTPANPGSNTTSSEHTIANTGFTATSDGTSTTSNTKSSTTSGETSTPANTGSSMTSGGPSTPVNTGSSMTPSSYSITSNSGSSMTPRNSTTTSNIGSSVTPGGTGTSVNTASSTTSGGANNVSSTGSGTTSGEISTPANTGSSMTSSESSITSSGTSTAFNTGSSATIGGSGTPSPNGTPTTSNRISTSASTPVNDVKPSGSLKPWEIFLITLVSVVVVVGFFVGLFFCVRNSLSLRNVFDTAVYRPHGPNLGPGPGGNHRVHHSPRRTPNWY, from the exons atgcagaaaagaaacattgccCTTATGTATTGGTTACTATTACATCTCCTACTTTTAGAATATG GCGTAACCTCCACTGATGCTGGCACACCTGCCAACCCTGGATCCAACACAACTTCCAGTGAGCACACCATAGCCAACACTGGATTCACTGCAACTTCTGATGGGACCAGCACAACCTCCAATACTAAATCCAGCACAACCTCTGGAGAGACCAGCACACCTGCCAACACTGGATCCAGCATGACCTCTGGAGGGCCCAGCACACCTGTCAACACTGGATCCAGCATGACCCCTAGTAGTTACAGCATAACCTCTAATTCCGGATCCAGCATGACCCCCAGAAATTCCACTACAACCTCCAACATTGGATCCAGTGTGACCCCTGGAGGGACTGGCACATCTGTCAACACTGCATCTAGCACAACCTCTGGTGGGGCCAATAACGTCTCCAGCACTGGGTCCGGCACAACTTCTGGTGAGATCAGCACACCTGCCAATACTGGTTCCAGTATGACCTCCAGTGAGAGCAGCATAACCTCCAGTGGGACCAGCACAGCCTTCAACACTGGATCCAGTGCAACCATAGGAGGCTCTGGTACACCTTCTCCAAATGGAACACCCACAACTTCCAATAGAATTAGCACAAGTGCTAGTACTCCAGTGAATGACGTGAAGCCCAGTGGGTCCCTGAAGCCATGGGAAATCTTCCTCATCACTCTGGTCTCAGTTGTAGTGGTCGTGGGATTCTTTGTTGGGCTCTTCTTCTGTGTG agaAACTCCTTGTCCCTGAGAAATGTCTTTGATACAGCTGTCTACCGCCCCCATGGTCCCAACCTTGGCCCGGGCCCTGGAGGGAATCACAGAGTCCACCATAGCCCTAGGCGGACCCCTAACTGGTACTGA